One window from the genome of Parasteatoda tepidariorum isolate YZ-2023 chromosome 8, CAS_Ptep_4.0, whole genome shotgun sequence encodes:
- the LOC107453713 gene encoding zinc finger protein 271-like — translation MSFSLQSHLTEQVLAHISEKPYSCSICNKSFSQNSYLIEHSRVHSGEKPYSCSICNKSFSQRNHVTKHNRVHTGEKPYSCSICNRRFSLKSHLTNHSRVHTGEKPYSCSICNKSYSQSSHLIEHSRVHSGEKPYSCSICNKSFSQRNHVTKHSRVHTGEKPYSCSICNKRFLLKSHLTDHFRVHTGEKPYSCSICNKSFSKKSHLTEHSRVHTGEKPYSCSICNKSYLKKCHLTDHSRVHTGEKPYSCSICNKSFSQRINLNNHSRVHSGEKPYSCSICNKSFSQKSNLTKHSHVHTG, via the coding sequence ATGAGTTTTTCACTACAAAGTCATCTAACTGAACAGGTTCTTGCTCACATtagtgagaaaccttattcttgtagtatatgcaaCAAGAGTTTTTCGCAAAACAGTTATCTAATTGAACACAGTCGTGTTCActctggtgagaaaccttattcttgtagtatatgcaaCAAGAGTTTTTCACAAAGAAATCATGTGACTAAACACAATCGTGTtcacactggtgagaaaccttattcttgtagtatatgcaaCAGGAGGTTTTCGCTTAAAAGTCATCTGACTAATCACAGTCGTGTtcacactggtgagaaaccttattcttgtagtatatgcaaCAAGAGTTATTCGCAAAGCAGTCATCTAATTGAACACAGTCGTGTTCActctggtgagaaaccttattcttgtagtatatgcaaCAAGAGTTTTTCACAAAGAAATCATGTGACTAAACACAGTCGTGTtcacactggtgagaaaccttattcttgtagtatatgcaaCAAGAGGTTTTTGCTTAAAAGTCATCTGACTGATCACTTTCGTGTtcacactggtgagaaaccttattcttgtagtatatgcaacaaaagtttttctaaaaaaagtcaTCTAACTGAACACAGTCGTGtacatactggtgagaaaccttattcttgtagtatatgcaacaagagttatttgaaaaaatgtcatCTGACTGATCACAGTCGTGTtcacactggtgagaaaccttattcttgtagtatatgcaaCAAGAGTTTTTCGCAAAGAATTAATCTGAATAATCACAGTCGTGTTCActctggtgagaaaccttattcttgtagtatatgcaaTAAGAGTTTTTCGCAAAAAAGTAATCTGACTAAACACAGTCATGTTCACACTGGTTAG